In Periplaneta americana isolate PAMFEO1 chromosome 4, P.americana_PAMFEO1_priV1, whole genome shotgun sequence, one DNA window encodes the following:
- the LOC138698270 gene encoding uncharacterized protein, with product MNRFNKDMKASLICSSCKKFTEELVAMCADANNVCKGCKPNPEICPDCGGELPSHNKALEDNAAGPSNAGETEFTPSLSGVAAQNAQRNSVVNGELEMTFSLSGSATQNGVRNSGVNGSTEAYELTATPEGSLTWKKTNLEEWQEEHNEDCEATIIILPHTLQLSEAWLLTSGQ from the exons ATGAATAGGTTCAACAAAGATATGAAGGCCTCATTGATATGTTCGTCCTGCAAGAAATTCACAGAGGAGCTCGTTGCAATGTGTGCAGACGCCAACAATGTATGCAAAGGCTGCAAACCTAATCCGGAAATATGTCCCGATTGTGGAGGTGAACTTCCCTCGCACAACAAGGCTCTTGAAGACAATGCAGCAGGTCCAAGTAATGCAG GAGAGACTGAATTCACACCCAGCCTTTCTGGTGTCGCAGCACAGAATGCTCAGCGAAATTCCGTTGTCAATG GAGAGCTTGAAATGACATTCAGCCTTTCTGGTAGTGCAACACAGAATGGTGTGCGAAATTCCGGTGTTAATG GGTCCACAGAAGCGTATGAGTTAACAGCGACACCAGAAGGAAGTCTAACATGGAAGAAAACGAACTTAG AGGAGTGGCAAGAAGAGCACAACGAAGACTGCGAGGCGACCATAATAATTCTACCACACACGCTGCAGTTATCAGAGGCATGGCTACTTACATCGGGCCAATAA